A part of Ailuropoda melanoleuca isolate Jingjing unplaced genomic scaffold, ASM200744v2 unplaced-scaffold11384, whole genome shotgun sequence genomic DNA contains:
- the LOC117797717 gene encoding UPF0184 protein C9orf16-like translates to MEELYGNNYLECASLMLRNSESQLLNIGPHGDPGMPAEASVGGKDDSFQEAKYVTTISMLDQINCCLNHLEEKKDHVHARLQELLQFNRQTRLEFQQQFRKAPINPSP, encoded by the exons ATGGAAGAGTTGTATGGAAATAATTATTTGGAGTGTGCTTCCCTGATGCTAAGGAACTCTGAGTCACAAT TGCTCAATATCGGGCCCCATGGGGACCCGGGCATGCCAGCAGAGGCGAGCGTGGGAGGCAAGGATGACAGCTTCCAGGAAGCAAAATATGTTACTACCATCTCCATGTTGGACCAGATCAACTGCTGTCTGAACCacctggaggaaaagaaagaccacGTCCATGCCCGCCTCCAGGAGTTGCTTCAGTTCAACAGGCAAACACGCCTTGAGTTCCAGCAGCAGTTCCGGAAGGCCCCTATCAATCCCAGTCCCTAG